A region from the Colwellia sp. PAMC 21821 genome encodes:
- the flgG gene encoding flagellar basal-body rod protein FlgG: MNPALWISKTGLDAQTKEIAVISNNLANASTIGFKKSRAVFEDLLYQNINQPGGRSAQDTEMPSGLMLGAGTKVVATQKIHTQGDMLNTDNALDLMIQGEGMFEILMPDGSSAYSRNGQFTMDEEGNVVTPGAGYLLQPQVTVPEDALSIIVSQDGEVSVTLQGQAEPAVVGQINTVNFINPTGLEPIGQNLYVETSVSGAPQEGVPGLEGYGLLVQGALETSNVNTTEELVNLIESQRVYEMNSKVISAVDQMLSYINQQL, translated from the coding sequence ATGAACCCAGCATTATGGATTAGTAAAACAGGCTTAGATGCGCAAACAAAAGAAATTGCGGTTATATCTAACAACTTGGCGAACGCCAGTACTATTGGTTTTAAAAAGAGCCGTGCGGTATTTGAAGATTTACTTTATCAAAATATTAACCAACCCGGTGGTCGTTCAGCGCAAGATACTGAAATGCCGTCAGGGTTAATGTTAGGTGCGGGCACGAAAGTGGTGGCAACACAAAAAATTCATACCCAAGGTGACATGCTTAATACCGATAATGCCTTGGATCTGATGATTCAAGGTGAAGGTATGTTTGAAATTTTAATGCCTGACGGATCTTCTGCCTATTCACGCAACGGTCAGTTTACCATGGATGAAGAAGGCAACGTTGTTACACCGGGCGCAGGTTATCTATTACAACCGCAAGTTACCGTGCCTGAAGATGCCTTAAGTATCATCGTTTCACAAGACGGTGAAGTTTCTGTTACTTTGCAAGGCCAAGCTGAACCTGCCGTGGTTGGACAAATTAATACCGTTAATTTTATTAACCCGACCGGTTTAGAGCCTATTGGGCAAAACTTATATGTTGAAACGTCAGTCAGTGGTGCGCCACAAGAAGGTGTTCCGGGCTTAGAAGGTTACGGTCTATTAGTGCAAGGTGCGCTAGAAACCTCCAATGTTAATACCACTGAAGAGTTGGTTAACCTAATTGAAAGTCAGCGTGTTTATGAAATGAACTCGAAAGTTATTTCAGCCGTTGACCAAATGCTTAGCTACATTAATCAGCAATTATAA
- the flgH gene encoding flagellar basal body L-ring protein FlgH, producing the protein MKGKQSSLLRTFFTVSIVAILFTGCASIEQAKTMPNDPDFAPILPEMEDKPLVPTGSLFNINYVNNIYSDSKAHRVGDIISVILSESTQANKNAKTELKKANNAALNPITGIGGAAINFNNKALQFGYDQSSNFKGDSKADQSNSLAGNISVHVLRVLPNGNLMIRGEKWMSLNNGDEYIRLTGIVRSQDISSDNTVTSSKVANARIEYAGTGTFADVQEQGWLSKFFNSSWWPI; encoded by the coding sequence ATGAAAGGCAAACAATCTTCTTTACTACGCACCTTCTTTACGGTGAGCATAGTTGCAATATTATTTACTGGTTGTGCCAGTATTGAACAGGCAAAAACAATGCCTAATGACCCAGATTTTGCGCCTATTTTGCCGGAAATGGAGGATAAACCTTTAGTGCCAACAGGCTCACTTTTTAACATCAACTATGTAAATAATATCTATTCAGACTCTAAAGCACATCGAGTTGGTGATATTATTTCAGTAATTTTAAGTGAAAGCACACAAGCGAATAAAAATGCAAAAACTGAGTTGAAAAAAGCCAATAACGCAGCGCTTAATCCTATTACGGGTATTGGTGGCGCGGCGATAAATTTCAACAACAAAGCATTACAGTTTGGTTATGACCAATCGTCAAATTTCAAAGGTGACTCAAAAGCTGATCAGAGCAATAGCTTAGCCGGCAATATTTCTGTTCATGTTTTAAGAGTTCTCCCCAATGGTAATTTGATGATCCGTGGCGAAAAATGGATGTCATTGAACAATGGTGATGAATACATTCGCTTAACAGGCATAGTTCGCTCGCAAGACATCAGCTCAGATAACACAGTTACCTCTAGTAAAGTGGCTAACGCTCGTATTGAATATGCCGGAACCGGCACCTTTGCTGACGTGCAAGAGCAAGGCTGGTTGTCGAAGTTTTTCAATAGTTCATGGTGGCCTATTTAA
- the flgK gene encoding flagellar hook-associated protein FlgK: protein MSINLYQTGVSGLLSAQQQLATTGHNIANVNTEGYTRQRTEQGSAVGNYNGGNFVGSGTYVQDITRLYDQFSYKEQLLNKSNLGNADSISLDLNQLNEIMSFSSEAIGGSIDRFYQAVNGIADNPNDLGLRNIALSQATVLAKDFNSLNYNLDQLEKSTNGEIEQMASKISQISLDLAKINEQILQNKDLNLTGQPNDLLDKRDQLVNQLGEYTSVHTIEDTHGVMTVMIGNGATLVAGITPLTVSVEAGDPDALQTKLQLNSRNGKVALDASKLGGAIAAKIEYRDEHVAKARSELNRLAMAVSETLNQSQAKGLDLNAKQGLDIFTDINATNLQNSRVLASSKNTGTVQAGINITDVSLVPANDFTIKYDGTDYIMTNAQNGSTTTLVASSPGVYPTDYGFEFKVNSGTPSTDDRFTLRPTENSAALMKVTLSDPKSIAASSAIGIEADENNVSNGAVSIINVADPEVARSYTDGTNANIVVDVYKETPPGDFVYRVYDAANPPLPPPAPSSTLADGRFFAGATAVIDMPPAPATAAFQIEIAGLPEGQGALAREKFTISDAFGSGNANNASLMAATQEQGILGGGKQTFSQALATATAEVGSNASTAELVADTAQALFTQAYNRNQSNSGVNLDEEAANLLKYQQAYQASSQIISVANTIFDTLLAVSR, encoded by the coding sequence ATGTCGATTAATCTGTATCAAACTGGTGTAAGTGGTTTACTGTCCGCGCAGCAACAGTTAGCGACTACAGGACATAACATTGCTAACGTTAATACCGAAGGTTATACCCGCCAGCGTACAGAGCAGGGTTCAGCGGTTGGAAATTATAATGGTGGTAATTTTGTTGGCTCTGGTACTTATGTTCAAGACATAACACGCCTCTACGATCAATTTTCTTATAAAGAACAATTACTCAATAAAAGTAACTTGGGTAATGCTGATTCAATTAGTTTAGACCTTAACCAATTAAACGAAATAATGTCATTTTCCAGTGAAGCTATTGGTGGCTCTATAGATCGTTTTTATCAAGCGGTTAATGGCATAGCCGACAATCCAAATGACCTTGGCTTACGTAATATTGCCCTTAGCCAAGCTACCGTACTCGCAAAAGACTTTAACAGTTTAAATTACAATTTAGACCAGCTAGAAAAGTCGACTAACGGCGAAATAGAGCAAATGGCGAGTAAAATTTCGCAAATCTCGCTTGATTTAGCCAAAATTAATGAACAAATATTACAGAATAAAGATTTAAATCTAACTGGCCAACCGAATGATTTATTAGATAAACGTGATCAACTTGTTAATCAACTGGGCGAATATACCTCAGTTCATACCATTGAAGATACGCATGGGGTAATGACCGTGATGATCGGCAATGGCGCAACGTTGGTTGCCGGTATTACGCCTTTAACGGTAAGTGTGGAAGCGGGTGACCCTGATGCATTACAAACAAAATTACAGCTAAATAGCCGTAACGGTAAAGTCGCACTCGATGCGTCTAAACTCGGCGGTGCAATTGCCGCTAAAATTGAATACCGTGATGAACATGTGGCAAAAGCGCGCAGCGAGCTTAATCGTTTAGCGATGGCCGTTTCAGAAACATTAAATCAATCACAAGCCAAAGGGCTCGATTTAAATGCTAAACAGGGTTTAGATATTTTTACTGATATTAATGCCACTAATCTACAAAATTCACGGGTTTTAGCATCGTCAAAAAATACCGGTACTGTGCAGGCTGGCATTAATATAACCGATGTTTCTTTAGTGCCCGCGAATGATTTTACCATTAAATATGATGGTACAGACTACATCATGACGAATGCTCAAAACGGTTCGACGACAACATTAGTTGCTTCGTCTCCTGGTGTTTATCCAACAGATTATGGTTTTGAGTTTAAGGTTAACTCAGGCACACCAAGCACTGATGATCGCTTTACCCTGCGACCCACAGAAAATAGCGCCGCATTAATGAAGGTAACGCTTAGCGATCCTAAATCCATAGCCGCTAGTTCGGCGATTGGAATAGAAGCAGATGAAAATAATGTCAGTAATGGCGCTGTCAGTATTATAAATGTGGCGGATCCGGAAGTCGCTCGTTCATACACCGATGGTACCAATGCCAATATAGTTGTTGATGTTTATAAAGAAACACCGCCAGGGGATTTTGTATATCGAGTTTATGATGCTGCTAATCCACCTCTTCCTCCACCTGCGCCTTCGTCAACTTTGGCCGATGGTCGATTTTTCGCAGGAGCCACTGCCGTTATTGATATGCCACCAGCGCCTGCCACTGCTGCATTTCAAATTGAAATAGCAGGTTTACCGGAAGGGCAAGGTGCACTAGCGCGTGAAAAGTTTACTATCTCAGATGCTTTTGGCTCTGGTAACGCTAATAACGCCAGTTTAATGGCGGCAACGCAAGAGCAAGGAATTTTAGGTGGAGGCAAACAAACATTTAGCCAAGCATTAGCAACGGCAACAGCAGAAGTAGGCTCGAATGCAAGTACGGCTGAGCTCGTTGCTGATACCGCGCAAGCATTGTTTACCCAAGCCTATAACCGTAATCAATCTAATTCAGGGGTAAACCTTGATGAAGAAGCGGCGAACTTATTGAAATATCAACAAGCCTACCAGGCGTCGTCACAGATAATATCCGTGGCAAATACCATTTTTGATACCTTATTAGCGGTCTCTAGATAG
- the flgF gene encoding flagellar basal-body rod protein FlgF — protein sequence MDKLLYIAMSGAKQNMQALSVNANNLANAKTTGFKADLANARAMQAFGEGMPTRVFSMTERAGQNFDSGALLSTGRDLDVAIQGEGWLAVQTKDGNEAYTRNGQLKLNDNGALETSRGDLVIGDRGPIFLPLPISKLNISADGTIMVQPEGAPSNVQEEVGRIKFVNPDNRLLEKGSDGLFRRKDGNNEPADITVKVASGSLESSNVNPISEMTDMIALQRQFEMQLKMMKTAEEIDSSAASLLRAF from the coding sequence ATGGATAAGTTGCTGTATATCGCCATGAGTGGCGCGAAGCAAAACATGCAAGCCTTATCAGTGAATGCTAATAACCTCGCTAACGCCAAAACTACAGGCTTTAAAGCTGATTTAGCTAATGCTAGGGCAATGCAGGCTTTCGGTGAAGGTATGCCTACTCGGGTGTTTTCAATGACCGAGCGTGCAGGCCAAAACTTTGACAGTGGCGCTTTATTAAGTACTGGGCGTGATCTTGATGTCGCAATTCAAGGTGAAGGTTGGCTAGCGGTTCAAACTAAAGATGGCAATGAAGCTTATACCCGAAATGGTCAGTTAAAATTAAACGATAACGGGGCACTTGAAACATCAAGAGGTGATCTGGTTATTGGTGACAGAGGGCCTATTTTCTTACCATTACCCATTAGTAAACTTAATATTTCTGCTGACGGTACCATTATGGTTCAGCCTGAAGGTGCACCGAGTAATGTTCAAGAAGAAGTTGGCAGAATTAAATTTGTTAACCCAGACAATCGCTTGCTAGAAAAAGGCAGTGATGGCCTATTTCGTCGTAAAGACGGCAATAATGAGCCGGCTGATATCACGGTAAAAGTAGCGAGTGGCTCATTAGAATCAAGTAACGTAAACCCTATCAGTGAAATGACCGATATGATCGCGCTGCAGCGTCAATTTGAAATGCAGTTAAAAATGATGAAAACTGCCGAAGAAATTGATTCAAGTGCAGCATCATTATTACGAGCGTTCTAA
- a CDS encoding flagellar basal body P-ring protein FlgI, with the protein MKKYLVSLALLTALVLLPEASAQRIKDLADVAGVRSNQLIGYGLVVGLPGTGEQSPFTEQSFKTMLSNFGIKMPTNLKPKIKNVAAVAVHAELPAFSKPGQKIDVTVSSMGSAQSLRGGTLIQTILMGLDGNAYAVAQGSLIVSGLGAEGLDGSKVIANTPTVGRIANGAMVEREVLSPFTSGDHITFNLHNADFTTAKRLSDTINNLISGSARAIDAASVQVTAPRDAADRVSFLATLENLEFEPGTPSAKIIVNSRTGTIVIGADVRLLPAAITHGGITVTINEVEAVSQPNAFAAGETVATNQSIIDVKQDDSRMFVFDPGVTLDALVRAINQVGAGPGDVMAILEALDQAGALRGDLIII; encoded by the coding sequence ATGAAAAAATATTTAGTGAGTTTAGCGCTGTTAACTGCTCTGGTTTTGTTACCTGAAGCAAGTGCCCAGCGTATTAAAGATTTGGCTGATGTAGCGGGTGTACGCAGCAACCAATTAATAGGTTATGGTTTGGTTGTAGGTTTGCCGGGTACGGGCGAACAAAGCCCTTTTACTGAGCAAAGTTTTAAAACCATGTTAAGTAACTTTGGCATTAAAATGCCGACGAACTTAAAACCAAAAATTAAGAATGTTGCTGCCGTAGCCGTGCATGCAGAATTACCGGCTTTTTCAAAGCCAGGTCAAAAAATTGATGTTACGGTGTCATCAATGGGCAGTGCGCAAAGCTTGCGTGGTGGTACATTAATCCAAACTATTTTAATGGGGCTAGACGGTAATGCTTATGCTGTTGCTCAAGGCAGCTTAATTGTAAGTGGCTTAGGCGCTGAAGGGTTAGATGGCTCAAAAGTCATTGCCAACACCCCAACAGTAGGTCGTATAGCTAATGGTGCTATGGTTGAGCGTGAAGTGTTATCACCTTTTACCTCTGGTGATCATATTACATTTAACCTCCACAATGCTGATTTCACTACCGCAAAACGTCTTTCAGACACCATTAACAACTTAATTTCTGGTTCTGCACGCGCAATTGATGCTGCATCAGTGCAAGTTACAGCCCCGAGAGATGCCGCAGATCGCGTTAGCTTTTTGGCAACTTTAGAAAATTTAGAGTTTGAACCAGGCACACCATCAGCAAAAATTATTGTTAATTCACGCACAGGTACCATCGTTATTGGTGCTGATGTTCGCCTGCTACCAGCAGCGATAACGCATGGTGGTATAACCGTAACCATTAATGAAGTTGAAGCCGTTTCCCAACCTAATGCATTTGCCGCTGGCGAAACCGTGGCGACCAATCAATCTATTATCGATGTTAAGCAAGACGACTCACGTATGTTTGTTTTTGACCCCGGTGTAACTTTAGATGCCTTAGTACGCGCTATCAACCAAGTTGGCGCAGGTCCTGGCGATGTAATGGCAATTTTAGAAGCCTTAGATCAAGCCGGCGCTTTACGCGGAGATTTGATCATTATTTAA
- the flgJ gene encoding flagellar assembly peptidoglycan hydrolase FlgJ, translating to MTTRIADAQNFLDVNGLNSIRQDAKSGDKASKKDALEQAAKQFEAIFMQMLMKSMRKAQAVLESDSPLNSESTKFYRDMHDQQMSLELSNNGALGLAPLIVRQLGGDSENFTPHTILRSDGNLDSRGSVRISEPSLVNTVSLVKDSSAHQDPSKDRQTNGSMAAQASNMLQSPTFTEPKDFVTALTADAKRVQEKINVPFEVVIAQAALETGWGQKIIKTDSGESSNNLFNIKADSRWAGEKTHKETLEFENGAMVKKREPFRVYDSIGQSVNDYVNLLTQSERYQGALEKSTDVEQFLHNLQSAGYATDPNYAKKIMGTLRTVTGLLNK from the coding sequence ATGACAACACGTATTGCAGACGCACAAAACTTTTTAGACGTTAACGGTTTAAATTCGATCCGCCAAGACGCGAAATCGGGTGACAAAGCCAGTAAAAAAGATGCTCTAGAACAAGCGGCTAAGCAGTTTGAAGCTATTTTTATGCAAATGCTGATGAAAAGCATGCGTAAAGCGCAAGCAGTGTTGGAGTCTGATAGCCCACTTAATTCAGAGTCGACAAAGTTTTATCGTGATATGCATGATCAACAAATGTCGCTCGAATTGTCTAATAATGGTGCTTTAGGTCTTGCACCGCTAATCGTTCGCCAACTTGGCGGCGACAGTGAAAACTTTACGCCTCATACAATATTACGCAGTGACGGCAATCTTGATAGTCGTGGCAGTGTTCGTATTAGCGAACCGTCATTGGTCAACACCGTAAGTTTAGTCAAAGACTCGTCAGCACATCAGGATCCTAGTAAAGATCGTCAAACAAATGGCTCAATGGCAGCCCAAGCATCGAACATGCTGCAAAGCCCTACATTTACAGAGCCAAAAGATTTTGTTACTGCCTTAACCGCCGACGCCAAACGTGTGCAAGAAAAAATTAATGTGCCGTTTGAAGTCGTTATTGCCCAAGCCGCGTTAGAAACTGGCTGGGGTCAAAAAATAATTAAAACCGACTCAGGCGAAAGCTCAAATAATTTATTTAACATTAAAGCCGATAGCCGCTGGGCTGGTGAGAAAACCCATAAAGAAACCTTAGAGTTTGAAAATGGCGCTATGGTGAAGAAACGTGAGCCTTTTAGGGTGTACGACTCTATCGGACAAAGCGTTAATGACTACGTGAATTTACTTACCCAAAGTGAGCGCTACCAAGGCGCTTTAGAAAAATCTACAGATGTGGAGCAATTTTTGCATAACCTACAGAGTGCTGGTTATGCTACCGACCCAAATTACGCTAAAAAGATAATGGGGACACTTCGGACAGTAACTGGCTTATTAAATAAATAA